A section of the Campylobacter porcelli genome encodes:
- a CDS encoding helix-turn-helix domain-containing protein, with protein MLSVIKYRIYPIKIQKELIYKYFDCARVGL; from the coding sequence TTGTTAAGTGTCATAAAGTATAGAATTTACCCAATTAAAATACAAAAAGAGTTAATTTATAAATACTTTGACTGTGCTAGAGTGGGTTTATAA
- the rpsR gene encoding 30S ribosomal protein S18 yields the protein MAEKRKYSKKYCKFTEAKIDFIDYKDTALLKQCLSERFKIMPRRLTGTSKKHQEMVEKAIKRARHVALIPYIVDRKNVVTNPFEGL from the coding sequence ATGGCAGAAAAAAGAAAATATAGTAAAAAATATTGCAAATTTACAGAAGCTAAGATTGATTTTATCGATTATAAAGATACGGCACTTTTAAAACAATGCCTATCTGAAAGATTTAAAATTATGCCAAGACGCTTAACTGGCACAAGCAAAAAACACCAAGAGATGGTAGAAAAAGCAATTAAAAGAGCTAGACATGTTGCCTTAATACCATACATCGTAGATAGAAAAAATGTAGTTACAAATCCATTTGAAGGTTTGTAA
- a CDS encoding single-stranded DNA-binding protein yields the protein MFNKVVLVGNLTRDIELRYIQSGTAVGSTGMAVNRKFNVNGERRDETCFIDITFFGRQAEVANQYLNKGSKVLIEGRLKFDTWQDQNGQNRSKHSVVVENMEMLGGQQNQGGFIKDGNEPNYANNGYSTNMYNQNREYNQNSGGFNREFNQNNNYSQNRSYNQKQMDSEPYQEKVPEIDIDADIKYDNKPTKSNFDSGTENEEIPF from the coding sequence ATGTTTAATAAAGTAGTTTTAGTAGGAAATTTAACTAGAGATATTGAGCTTAGATATATCCAAAGTGGTACCGCTGTAGGCAGCACTGGAATGGCCGTTAATCGTAAATTTAATGTTAATGGCGAAAGAAGAGATGAAACTTGCTTTATTGACATAACTTTTTTTGGTCGTCAAGCAGAAGTGGCAAATCAATACCTAAATAAAGGTAGTAAAGTTTTAATCGAAGGTAGGCTTAAATTTGACACTTGGCAAGACCAAAATGGACAAAACCGCTCCAAGCACTCAGTAGTAGTAGAAAATATGGAGATGCTAGGAGGGCAGCAAAATCAAGGTGGATTTATTAAAGATGGCAATGAGCCAAACTACGCTAACAACGGATATAGCACAAATATGTATAATCAAAATAGAGAGTATAACCAAAATAGCGGTGGATTTAATAGAGAATTTAACCAAAATAATAACTACTCTCAAAATCGTAGCTATAATCAAAAACAGATGGATTCAGAGCCATACCAAGAAAAAGTCCCAGAGATTGACATTGATGCCGATATTAAATATGATAACAAACCTACTAAATCAAATTTTGATAGTGGCACCGAAAATGAAGAAATTCCATTTTAA
- the rpsF gene encoding 30S ribosomal protein S6 produces the protein MRHYELLFILKPTLTEDEVKVKADFIKEIITKNGGEIASVVEMGTRKLAYKIDKYERGTYFVIYFKAPTQLIAELVRNLRITEEVIRFLPVKYENKKEITAWEKLSKGQKLTQPKKEPKTEEKAAQQE, from the coding sequence ATGAGACATTATGAGCTTTTATTCATCTTAAAGCCAACACTTACAGAAGATGAAGTTAAAGTTAAGGCTGATTTCATTAAAGAGATCATCACAAAAAATGGTGGCGAAATCGCTAGTGTAGTTGAAATGGGCACACGCAAATTGGCTTATAAAATTGATAAATATGAGCGTGGCACATACTTTGTAATCTATTTCAAAGCTCCAACTCAATTAATCGCTGAATTAGTAAGAAATTTAAGAATAACTGAAGAGGTTATTAGATTCTTACCTGTAAAATATGAAAACAAAAAAGAGATCACAGCTTGGGAAAAACTAAGCAAAGGTCAGAAATTAACTCAACCTAAAAAAGAGCCAAAAACAGAAGAAAAAGCAGCTCAACAAGAGTAG
- the holA gene encoding DNA polymerase III subunit delta has product MYKKDFIALLNSANIPNFFLLYGAESYQVEFYAKEILKKFNNDNLLSLYYDDYDFSLAISHLSEPSLFANSNLLHIKSDKKIPSKDTKELVSQCQNNPNNIFIFELHEGDEKSLSDIKKHFGLNFVRFFPPSSAIEVNQILSNHAKILGLNIDSQSLLYIYNLQNENLYLSASELNKLATIATKFNLEEIKERVYPLNGIGFDALFDKIISKKSINSDYFEFINDSSFNEIALLNMLFKAFHRLYLIHSSIKTSGKFDPKIVLGYTPPPQILNKLQSQAISIKISQYSQIFKFLNEIEFDLKCKSNIDKECYLLSSLLNLQDILNKNSKF; this is encoded by the coding sequence ATGTATAAAAAGGATTTTATAGCACTTCTAAACTCTGCTAATATACCAAATTTTTTCTTACTTTATGGTGCTGAGAGCTATCAAGTGGAGTTTTACGCTAAGGAAATTTTAAAAAAATTTAATAATGATAATTTGCTTAGCTTATACTATGATGATTATGATTTTAGCCTTGCGATTTCGCATCTTAGTGAGCCTTCGCTATTTGCTAATTCAAATTTATTGCACATCAAAAGCGATAAAAAAATCCCATCTAAAGATACAAAAGAGCTAGTCTCTCAGTGTCAAAATAACCCAAATAATATCTTTATCTTTGAGTTACACGAAGGCGATGAGAAATCCTTAAGCGATATAAAGAAGCATTTTGGATTAAATTTCGTTAGATTTTTCCCACCTAGCAGTGCCATAGAGGTAAATCAAATTCTATCTAATCACGCTAAAATCCTTGGTCTTAATATAGATAGCCAGTCTCTTTTATATATTTATAACTTACAAAATGAAAATCTATATCTTAGTGCTAGTGAGCTAAATAAACTTGCAACCATAGCGACTAAATTTAATTTAGAAGAGATAAAAGAGCGAGTTTATCCCTTAAATGGAATTGGATTTGATGCTTTATTTGATAAAATAATTAGCAAAAAAAGTATTAATAGCGACTATTTTGAGTTTATAAACGATAGCTCATTTAACGAAATTGCCCTTTTAAATATGCTTTTTAAGGCATTTCATAGACTATATTTGATCCATAGCTCAATTAAAACTAGTGGAAAATTTGACCCAAAAATTGTATTAGGATACACTCCCCCGCCACAAATCCTAAATAAACTCCAATCTCAAGCAATATCGATAAAAATTTCACAATACTCTCAAATATTTAAATTTTTAAACGAGATTGAATTTGATCTAAAATGCAAAAGCAATATAGATAAAGAGTGCTATTTACTCTCATCGCTTTTAAATTTACAAGATATACTAAATAAAAACAGCAAATTTTAA
- a CDS encoding RNB domain-containing ribonuclease has protein sequence MRAFLNSLTTGLESKYIKSSELEILRVLEQIKAVSKHKNRYYLNDGFVCGKLDISGNGTGFLYPYDSRFKQDLMIENRDLCGAHFGDIVLAKLTKFKKPRQKAAVVAVLFMANETSVVYTKKIGSVIMGVTIPNSITIALKASQKSLKELPQGTVLKINNLDNDIVEVLGVLSDPNVDQKISMALYNKREIFPKIASNEAISFGDEVDKSMYPDRIDLTHLPFCTIDPVDAKDFDDAIYFDKNTNEIYIAIADVSEYVSPYSGIDKEARFRGFSIYFPHIAVPMLPRELSENICSLKPNCDRLAFAFKICLNSNLEAIKEELISCVIHSKRRFNYDEVDSLINGEFECQNEIKEWLIPLFNITQKLKEKRLKNGFDFHTLELRMSLDENGNIKSTKFESSTPSHSLIEECMLLANKAAAKRVNKGIFRNHEPADFNKINALLDDLNLLGISVKPTSDLVSMIAQIQAKANELNIREDVDKLIIKAQKRAEYASVSRGHFGLGFELYSHFTSPIRRYSDLILHRILKAQDDAKLTNYLMLGIDELCANLNVLEREADKVAWDFMDRKFARFAAKNIDKIFKCYIYENSNQTIARLDDEIKGARIFLDNFTCDLLTPVMVKIIEVDIPTAKILGKVVEILDV, from the coding sequence TTGAGAGCATTTTTAAACTCTTTAACAACTGGCTTAGAGAGCAAATATATAAAGTCAAGTGAGCTTGAAATTTTAAGAGTTTTAGAGCAGATAAAGGCCGTATCAAAACATAAAAATAGATACTATCTAAATGACGGCTTTGTCTGCGGAAAGCTCGATATATCTGGCAATGGAACTGGATTTTTATACCCATATGATAGTAGATTTAAGCAAGATTTAATGATAGAAAATCGTGATTTATGCGGAGCTCACTTTGGCGATATTGTCCTTGCTAAACTAACTAAATTTAAAAAGCCACGCCAAAAAGCAGCCGTTGTGGCTGTATTGTTTATGGCAAATGAAACAAGCGTGGTCTATACTAAAAAAATTGGCTCTGTTATAATGGGCGTAACAATCCCAAATTCCATCACAATAGCTCTAAAAGCCAGTCAAAAATCCCTAAAAGAGCTACCTCAAGGCACAGTTTTAAAAATAAATAATTTAGATAATGATATTGTAGAGGTCTTAGGGGTATTAAGCGATCCAAATGTGGATCAAAAAATCTCTATGGCACTATATAATAAACGCGAAATTTTCCCTAAAATAGCAAGCAATGAGGCAATTAGCTTTGGCGATGAGGTTGATAAAAGTATGTATCCAGATAGGATTGATCTTACTCATCTACCATTTTGCACGATTGATCCAGTTGATGCTAAGGATTTTGATGATGCGATATACTTTGATAAAAATACAAATGAAATTTACATAGCCATCGCAGATGTAAGCGAATATGTCAGCCCATATAGTGGGATTGATAAGGAGGCTAGATTTAGGGGCTTTTCTATATATTTTCCGCATATTGCTGTGCCAATGCTACCTAGAGAGCTTAGCGAAAATATATGCTCTTTAAAGCCAAATTGCGATAGACTTGCCTTTGCTTTTAAAATCTGCTTAAACTCAAATTTAGAAGCCATTAAAGAGGAGCTAATAAGCTGTGTAATTCACTCCAAAAGAAGGTTTAACTACGATGAGGTTGATAGCTTAATAAATGGTGAATTTGAGTGTCAAAATGAGATAAAAGAGTGGCTAATACCACTTTTTAATATAACTCAAAAATTAAAAGAAAAACGGCTTAAAAATGGCTTTGACTTCCACACATTAGAGCTTAGAATGAGCCTTGATGAAAATGGCAATATCAAATCAACTAAATTTGAAAGCTCCACTCCATCGCACTCACTTATAGAAGAGTGCATGCTCTTAGCCAATAAAGCTGCAGCAAAAAGAGTAAATAAGGGCATATTTCGCAATCACGAACCAGCAGATTTTAATAAAATAAACGCTCTTTTAGATGACCTTAACCTGCTTGGAATTAGCGTAAAACCAACAAGCGATCTAGTATCTATGATAGCTCAAATTCAAGCTAAGGCTAATGAGCTAAATATAAGAGAAGATGTAGATAAACTCATCATAAAAGCACAAAAAAGAGCCGAGTATGCAAGTGTATCAAGGGGGCATTTTGGGCTTGGATTTGAGCTATATTCACACTTTACTAGCCCTATTCGTAGATACTCTGATTTAATTCTTCATAGAATTTTAAAAGCTCAAGATGATGCTAAATTGACAAACTACCTAATGCTAGGCATTGATGAGCTTTGTGCGAATTTAAATGTATTAGAAAGAGAAGCCGATAAGGTCGCTTGGGATTTTATGGATCGTAAATTTGCCCGTTTTGCAGCAAAAAATATAGATAAAATTTTTAAATGCTACATATATGAAAATAGCAATCAAACTATCGCTAGACTTGATGATGAGATAAAGGGAGCTAGGATTTTTTTAGATAATTTTACTTGCGATTTACTAACTCCGGTGATGGTAAAAATCATAGAAGTAGATATTCCAACGGCTAAAATTTTAGGAAAAGTGGTGGAAATTTTAGATGTATAA
- a CDS encoding HDOD domain-containing protein: MNESIYKSIKSLPPLDETIIKIQKICSNDDSDIAELISVIHQDPMLTANILRSANSPLYGFSREINDVDRAVALFGMATIRGFALAGTVSKNFKINLTPYGISETQFMELATMQNALAFNWCNKIDRGLLNIISPASFMMDIGKIVIAKELIDSNKSDKFKSQIQSISTPIELYNLEIDMVGISSQMVTAQIFKNWNLEPEISNAIRYLLNPSDAPNNVKKHCIILNIISNSINIFGTLSQSQIDSSKELLDFYNLDVKSYLDAIEKVRN, encoded by the coding sequence ATGAATGAATCAATATATAAAAGTATAAAATCTCTACCACCACTTGATGAGACAATTATCAAAATTCAAAAGATTTGTAGCAATGATGATAGCGATATAGCAGAGTTAATTAGCGTAATCCACCAAGACCCAATGCTTACAGCAAATATTTTGCGTTCAGCAAATAGCCCATTATATGGCTTTAGTAGAGAGATAAATGATGTTGATAGAGCCGTGGCGTTATTTGGTATGGCGACTATTAGAGGATTTGCCCTTGCTGGGACTGTAAGTAAAAATTTTAAAATAAATTTAACTCCATATGGAATTAGTGAAACTCAATTTATGGAGTTAGCAACAATGCAAAATGCCTTAGCATTTAACTGGTGTAATAAGATAGATCGTGGGCTTTTAAATATCATATCACCGGCTAGTTTTATGATGGATATAGGTAAAATAGTAATCGCTAAAGAGCTAATAGACTCTAATAAATCAGATAAATTTAAATCCCAAATACAAAGTATATCAACCCCAATAGAGCTATATAATTTAGAGATAGATATGGTAGGTATCTCAAGCCAGATGGTAACAGCACAGATATTTAAAAACTGGAATTTAGAGCCAGAAATTTCAAATGCTATTAGATATTTATTAAATCCATCTGACGCACCAAATAATGTGAAAAAACACTGTATAATCTTAAATATCATAAGCAATAGTATAAATATTTTTGGCACTCTATCACAAAGTCAGATTGATAGCTCAAAAGAGCTTTTAGATTTTTATAATCTTGATGTTAAATCATACCTAGACGCCATAGAAAAAGTAAGAAATTGA
- the ilvC gene encoding ketol-acid reductoisomerase produces MAITVYYDKDCDLSLIRSKKVAMIGFGSQGHAHAENLRDSGVEVIIGLNPNGKSWAKAEAKGFKVMSVSEATKEADVVMILTPDELQADIFKAEIEPNLKSGSAIAFGHGFNIHYGQIVPPKGIDCIMIAPKAPGHTVRNEFVNGGGIPDLIAVAQDASGKAKDIALSYASAIGGGRTGIIETTFKAETETDLFGEQAVLCGGLCALINAGFETLVEAGYEPEMAYFECLHEMKLIVDLIYQGGMADMRYSISNTAEFGDYVSGKRVVDERSKAAMKEILKEIQDGTFAKNFILERKAGYTKMNAERKLSDESLLNKTGEKLRAMMPWINKGKLVNKDKN; encoded by the coding sequence ATGGCAATAACAGTTTATTATGACAAAGATTGTGATTTAAGCCTAATTAGATCTAAAAAAGTAGCTATGATAGGCTTTGGCTCTCAAGGTCACGCACACGCTGAAAATTTAAGAGATAGTGGAGTAGAGGTTATCATCGGACTAAATCCAAATGGCAAGAGCTGGGCTAAAGCAGAGGCTAAAGGCTTTAAGGTTATGAGCGTAAGCGAAGCGACAAAAGAAGCTGATGTTGTGATGATACTTACTCCTGATGAGTTACAAGCAGATATTTTCAAAGCTGAAATTGAACCAAATTTAAAAAGCGGTAGTGCAATCGCATTTGGTCATGGATTTAATATCCACTATGGTCAAATCGTCCCACCAAAAGGCATTGATTGTATAATGATAGCACCAAAAGCTCCAGGCCACACTGTAAGAAATGAATTTGTAAATGGCGGTGGTATCCCAGATCTAATCGCAGTAGCTCAAGATGCTTCAGGCAAAGCAAAAGATATAGCTCTAAGCTATGCTAGTGCTATTGGCGGTGGTAGAACTGGTATTATAGAGACTACCTTTAAGGCTGAGACTGAAACTGATCTATTTGGTGAGCAAGCTGTATTATGTGGCGGACTTTGTGCGCTTATAAATGCTGGGTTTGAGACCTTAGTAGAGGCGGGATATGAGCCTGAGATGGCGTATTTTGAGTGCTTACATGAGATGAAATTAATCGTGGATTTAATCTATCAAGGTGGTATGGCTGATATGAGATACTCTATTTCAAATACAGCTGAATTTGGCGATTATGTAAGTGGCAAACGAGTGGTAGATGAGAGATCAAAGGCAGCTATGAAAGAGATTTTAAAAGAGATTCAAGATGGTACATTTGCTAAAAATTTCATCTTAGAGCGTAAAGCCGGATATACAAAAATGAATGCTGAGCGTAAATTAAGCGATGAGAGTTTGCTAAACAAAACTGGCGAAAAATTAAGAGCTATGATGCCTTGGATAAATAAAGGTAAATTAGTAAATAAAGATAAAAATTAA
- a CDS encoding divergent polysaccharide deacetylase family protein, giving the protein MAKRSKKSTSNGEVLVYFGILISIIVIIGVVYLASNTKKESVSFKAIDNIDRYFEGKKRDYTILDKPKNIDENQTQNDIKFDEKIEPPTTINSIDLKSDKPNLAIIIDDISTFYQAKKIKSLDMNITPSIFPPSKNYPNSANVAKDFEFYMIHLPLEAMNYQAQEKDTLKVGDNIAKIEAQIYKIRSNFPNVIYINNHTGSKFTSDYNSMKNLFKTLKKHNMIFIDSYTTKDSKAKILSDEFGNKYLKRDVFIDNIKDEKAIISKLKESIKIAQKNGFAIAIGHPYEQTFKALKAIKSELESQTRLILLKDMYELYH; this is encoded by the coding sequence TTGGCAAAGCGTAGCAAAAAGAGCACCTCAAATGGCGAGGTGCTTGTATATTTTGGTATTTTAATATCTATTATAGTTATAATTGGCGTTGTCTATTTAGCATCAAACACTAAAAAAGAGAGTGTAAGCTTTAAAGCTATTGATAATATTGATAGATATTTCGAAGGTAAAAAAAGGGATTATACCATCCTTGATAAGCCTAAAAATATAGATGAAAATCAGACGCAAAATGATATTAAATTTGATGAAAAAATAGAACCACCAACTACGATAAATAGCATTGATTTAAAATCGGATAAACCAAATTTGGCCATAATCATAGATGATATATCTACATTTTATCAAGCTAAAAAGATTAAGTCTTTGGATATGAATATCACCCCTTCTATATTTCCACCTAGTAAAAACTACCCAAATAGTGCTAATGTGGCTAAGGATTTTGAGTTTTATATGATACATTTACCACTTGAGGCGATGAACTACCAAGCACAAGAGAAAGATACCCTAAAAGTAGGCGATAATATCGCAAAAATAGAAGCACAAATTTATAAAATCAGATCAAATTTCCCAAATGTCATATATATAAATAACCACACAGGAAGTAAATTTACAAGCGATTATAACTCTATGAAAAATCTATTTAAGACACTTAAAAAGCATAATATGATATTTATCGATAGCTACACCACCAAAGATTCTAAAGCTAAGATTTTAAGCGATGAATTTGGCAATAAATATCTAAAGCGAGATGTTTTTATAGATAATATCAAAGATGAAAAAGCTATAATTAGTAAGCTAAAGGAGAGTATAAAAATAGCTCAAAAAAATGGTTTTGCTATAGCCATCGGACATCCATATGAGCAGACTTTTAAAGCTCTAAAAGCCATAAAAAGTGAGCTAGAAAGCCAAACTAGATTAATACTTTTAAAGGATATGTATGAGCTTTATCACTGA
- a CDS encoding DNA-processing protein DprA, giving the protein MSFITEFKLNSNFQNPPKKLYYKGNLKLLDYPKVAIVGSRRCSSYTKNMTINLASTLKKYGVCVVSGAAIGVDICAHTGAYPHTIAVFGNGLDQIYPIQNSKIIKDIYENSLALSTYEPDITAKGWQFLERNLITVALSDAVVVAQADIQSGSMSSARAAIKFGIPLYVLPQRLGESSGTNELLQSGKAQIITDFDKFAMKFGVENYDNIGDEVVEFIKQNSNFDDCYAKFGDLIYEYELDGKIAIDGIYVRIL; this is encoded by the coding sequence ATGAGCTTTATCACTGAATTTAAGCTAAATTCAAATTTCCAAAATCCGCCAAAAAAGCTATATTATAAGGGGAATTTAAAATTATTAGATTATCCAAAAGTTGCGATTGTAGGCTCACGCAGATGCTCATCTTATACCAAAAATATGACTATAAATTTAGCTTCAACCCTTAAAAAATATGGAGTTTGCGTAGTTAGTGGGGCAGCCATTGGGGTGGATATTTGCGCTCATACCGGAGCGTATCCGCATACAATCGCAGTTTTTGGCAATGGTTTAGATCAAATTTATCCTATTCAAAACTCCAAAATCATAAAAGATATTTATGAAAATTCATTAGCGCTTAGCACATATGAGCCAGATATCACAGCAAAGGGGTGGCAATTTTTGGAGCGAAATTTAATCACAGTGGCTCTAAGTGACGCAGTTGTCGTAGCTCAAGCTGATATTCAAAGTGGCTCTATGAGTAGTGCTAGGGCTGCTATTAAATTTGGTATTCCGCTTTATGTATTGCCTCAAAGGCTTGGAGAAAGTAGTGGAACAAATGAGCTATTACAAAGTGGTAAGGCACAGATTATCACTGATTTTGATAAATTTGCTATGAAATTTGGCGTGGAAAATTATGATAATATAGGCGATGAAGTGGTGGAATTTATCAAGCAAAACTCAAATTTCGATGATTGTTATGCTAAATTTGGGGATTTGATATATGAGTATGAATTAGATGGTAAGATTGCCATTGATGGCATTTATGTGAGAATTTTATGA
- the ruvX gene encoding Holliday junction resolvase RuvX: protein MIVAIDVGLKRIGVAISLEGKIAIPSTPILRKNRNQAARDVSDMLKEKGAKILVVGLPKGGSSEAEMERRIKHFISLLEFDGEICYQDESYSSVEASELVSNKRDGKFDSIAAMIILERFLNR from the coding sequence ATGATAGTTGCTATTGATGTTGGACTTAAACGAATTGGCGTAGCTATAAGCCTAGAAGGCAAAATCGCTATCCCAAGCACCCCAATCTTGCGTAAAAATCGCAATCAAGCCGCAAGAGATGTAAGCGATATGCTAAAGGAAAAAGGGGCAAAAATCTTAGTCGTTGGCTTGCCAAAGGGTGGAAGCTCTGAGGCTGAAATGGAGCGTAGGATTAAGCATTTTATATCGCTTTTAGAGTTTGATGGAGAGATTTGTTATCAAGATGAATCTTATAGTAGCGTTGAGGCTAGTGAGCTAGTAAGCAATAAGCGAGATGGCAAATTTGATAGCATAGCAGCGATGATAATTTTAGAGAGATTTTTAAATAGATGA
- a CDS encoding RsmB/NOP family class I SAM-dependent RNA methyltransferase, with protein MSFKDYLKSSLNNADFQRVWDSFFKPKSVGFYLNLLKFDKDYIISNLDDLGVEIREILPNFYICKSEFKEILTRCELFNNGAIYIQNPSSYLAVLALNPSKNDAVLDMCASPGGKSIALANMMGNNASLAVIESDSKRFYTLKANLNKYGCEWVRAYNKDARSISRTCVGRFDKILLDAPCSSYLHFGDGFVEKSAKEIKAISRLQKQLLNSALTALKPGGSVVYSTCTFFECENEEVVKNGLNSKFDISIEPVSFGLDSEIVGEFGLRILPDCDMDAFFLAKIIKNS; from the coding sequence ATGAGTTTTAAAGATTATTTAAAATCTAGCTTAAATAACGCTGATTTTCAAAGGGTTTGGGATAGCTTTTTTAAGCCTAAAAGTGTTGGATTTTATTTAAATTTACTTAAATTTGATAAAGATTATATTATCTCAAATTTAGATGATTTAGGGGTTGAGATTAGGGAAATTTTGCCTAATTTTTATATATGTAAGAGTGAATTTAAAGAGATTTTAACCCGCTGTGAGCTATTTAATAACGGAGCGATATATATCCAAAATCCAAGCAGTTATTTAGCAGTTTTAGCCCTAAATCCGAGTAAAAATGATGCAGTTTTGGATATGTGTGCTAGTCCAGGTGGAAAGAGCATTGCATTAGCAAATATGATGGGAAATAATGCTAGTTTAGCAGTGATAGAGAGCGATAGCAAGAGATTTTACACATTAAAGGCAAATTTAAATAAATATGGTTGCGAGTGGGTGAGAGCTTATAATAAAGACGCAAGGAGCATCTCAAGAACTTGCGTGGGTAGATTTGATAAGATTTTGCTAGATGCACCATGCTCTAGCTATTTGCATTTTGGTGATGGGTTTGTGGAAAAATCAGCTAAAGAGATTAAGGCCATATCAAGATTACAAAAGCAGCTTTTAAATTCAGCTCTTACAGCTTTAAAGCCAGGTGGAAGCGTGGTTTATAGCACTTGTACATTTTTTGAATGTGAAAATGAAGAGGTGGTAAAAAATGGGTTGAACTCTAAATTTGATATTAGCATTGAGCCAGTTAGCTTTGGTTTAGATAGTGAGATTGTGGGGGAATTTGGGCTTAGAATTTTACCAGATTGTGATATGGACGCATTTTTTTTGGCTAAAATTATTAAAAATAGTTAA
- the purU gene encoding formyltetrahydrofolate deformylase, producing the protein MVDYILKIDCNDEKGLILRVSEIVFKHGLNYVSTSEFVDHENSRFYMRAVVVGQVNTIEFKNTLSAYLPSDSVIFFEAIKKKDIVILATKENHCLGDLLIKHSSGDLNANILAVIANHDTLRPLSDKFDIPFIYINADKIERSEHEKLVLNELAKYKFDYMVLAKYMRILSPNFVKQYPKKIINIHHSFLPAFIGANPYKQAYERGVKIIGATAHFVTDDLDEGPIITQDVIRVNHEMNWKDMQKAGRDVEKMVLSNALNLVFDERVFVYNNKTVIF; encoded by the coding sequence ATTGTGGATTATATTTTAAAGATTGATTGTAATGATGAAAAGGGTCTCATTTTACGAGTTAGTGAAATTGTATTTAAGCATGGATTAAACTATGTTAGCACGAGTGAATTTGTAGATCATGAAAATAGTAGATTTTATATGCGTGCTGTGGTTGTAGGGCAGGTAAATACTATTGAGTTTAAGAATACTTTAAGTGCATATTTACCAAGTGATAGTGTGATATTTTTTGAAGCTATTAAGAAAAAAGATATAGTAATCCTAGCTACAAAAGAGAACCACTGCTTAGGTGATTTGCTTATTAAGCATAGTAGCGGGGATTTAAACGCAAATATTTTAGCTGTGATTGCTAATCACGATACTTTGCGTCCATTAAGCGATAAATTTGATATACCTTTTATCTATATTAATGCCGATAAAATAGAGCGAAGTGAGCATGAGAAGCTGGTATTAAATGAGTTGGCAAAATATAAATTTGACTATATGGTTTTGGCTAAATATATGAGAATTTTAAGTCCTAATTTTGTCAAGCAATATCCAAAAAAGATTATTAATATCCATCACTCATTTTTACCAGCATTTATCGGAGCAAATCCGTATAAACAAGCCTATGAGCGTGGCGTGAAGATTATCGGAGCTACGGCGCATTTTGTTACTGATGATTTAGATGAAGGGCCAATTATCACTCAAGATGTTATAAGGGTAAATCACGAAATGAATTGGAAAGATATGCAAAAAGCTGGTAGAGATGTGGAAAAAATGGTGCTTAGCAATGCTTTAAATCTTGTTTTTGATGAGAGAGTTTTTGTTTATAATAATAAAACGGTGATATTTTAA
- a CDS encoding tRNA (cytidine(34)-2'-O)-methyltransferase: protein MFNIVLVNPKIHTNTGSIGRMCVNCGAKLHLVKPLGFEIDDKHLRRAGLDYWANLNPIIWESLGEFLEANLEFKDRFFFATTKCNKLYFKAKFNPEDYLIFGGEDCGLPLELMRLNRDNCITIPMTSQGRSLNLATSVGIITYEAIRQNIDKFDFRDSVCEF from the coding sequence ATGTTTAATATCGTTCTTGTAAATCCAAAAATTCACACAAATACCGGTAGTATCGGTAGAATGTGTGTAAATTGCGGAGCTAAATTACACCTAGTTAAGCCTCTTGGATTTGAGATTGATGATAAGCATTTAAGGCGTGCTGGACTTGACTACTGGGCGAATTTAAATCCCATAATTTGGGAGAGTTTAGGGGAGTTTTTAGAGGCGAATTTGGAGTTTAAGGATAGATTTTTCTTTGCGACCACTAAGTGTAATAAATTATATTTTAAGGCTAAATTTAATCCAGAAGATTATCTGATTTTTGGTGGTGAGGATTGTGGGTTGCCTCTTGAGCTGATGAGATTAAATAGGGATAATTGCATCACAATTCCGATGACAAGCCAAGGAAGAAGCCTGAATTTAGCCACTAGTGTGGGGATTATTACCTATGAGGCTATCCGCCAAAATATAGATAAATTTGATTTTAGGGATAGTGTATGCGAGTTTTGA